One window from the genome of Aneurinibacillus sp. REN35 encodes:
- a CDS encoding zinc ribbon domain-containing protein YjdM, with translation MLDLPNCPKCNSEYTYEDGSLFVCPECAHEWTLESEMENSVDKKVIKDANGHILNDGDSVTVIKDLKVKGSSLVIKIGTKVKNIRLVDGDHDIDCKIDGFGAMKLKSQFVKKV, from the coding sequence ATGTTGGATTTGCCAAATTGCCCAAAATGTAATTCAGAGTACACATACGAAGATGGAAGTCTTTTTGTTTGCCCAGAATGTGCTCATGAATGGACTTTAGAATCAGAAATGGAAAATAGTGTGGATAAAAAGGTTATCAAAGATGCAAATGGACATATTTTAAATGATGGTGATTCTGTAACAGTCATCAAAGACCTTAAGGTAAAAGGAAGTTCGCTGGTCATAAAAATAGGTACAAAAGTAAAAAATATACGTTTGGTTGATGGCGATCATGATATTGATTGCAAAATCGATGGTTTTGGAGCCATGAAATTAAAATCTCAATTTGTTAAAAAGGTATAA
- a CDS encoding SulP family inorganic anion transporter: MRSLFTGRFQGYSLEHFQKDLLSGMIVGVIAIPLAMAFAIASGVKPEYGIYTTCIAGILISLFGGSKYQIGGPTGAFVPILFGIVITYGYEDLLLAGLLAGIMLCLMGIFRLGSLIRFIPHPVTVGFTSGIAVIIFTGQIANFLGLTDIKKHEGFLANIREIMIHINTINVYSVVTALICLFVILVTPKLFPKVPGSLVGLVASSVIASFFFSGQVSTIGTAFGAIPSTLPHFHVPDMTWEHSKKLLAPAFVIAVLGYIESLLSAVVADGMTNSKHNSNRELIGQGIANIITPLFGGIPATGAIARTATNIKSGAISPLSGVIHGIFVLLTLLLFAPYASVIPLASIAPILMIVAWNMSERKHFIHVLRMKTGDSLVLLVTFFFTVFTSLTTAVEVGLILAVILFAKRMSEMLVIAKVLPDHTQKHEKVVPHVVNKTHDCPQISIYTIEGPLFFGAAQTFEQNIMRTIHYKPKVLILRMGKVPFMDTTGESYFKNIVHYFKNYGGLLLISGVASELEETFKKTGLYDEIEKKHFFNHTGEAINYALAQIEINKCVGCKHYAFHECAHFSQSSKEKTK; encoded by the coding sequence GTGAGAAGTTTATTTACGGGGAGGTTTCAAGGATATTCTCTTGAACATTTTCAAAAAGATCTCCTTTCAGGTATGATTGTCGGCGTCATCGCTATTCCGCTTGCTATGGCTTTTGCGATCGCCTCCGGTGTGAAGCCCGAGTATGGAATTTACACCACCTGTATTGCAGGAATTTTGATTTCGTTATTTGGGGGATCAAAATATCAAATCGGGGGTCCTACGGGAGCTTTTGTCCCTATCCTTTTCGGGATTGTGATTACTTATGGCTATGAAGATTTACTACTTGCAGGTTTATTGGCGGGAATCATGCTGTGTCTTATGGGGATTTTTAGACTTGGTTCTTTAATTAGATTTATTCCGCATCCTGTAACTGTCGGGTTTACATCAGGTATCGCTGTCATTATTTTCACAGGGCAAATTGCTAACTTTCTAGGCCTTACCGACATAAAAAAACATGAGGGATTCCTCGCAAACATTAGAGAGATTATGATTCATATCAACACTATTAATGTGTACAGTGTTGTCACCGCGCTGATTTGTCTTTTCGTTATTTTAGTAACACCCAAACTATTTCCGAAAGTACCCGGTTCACTAGTTGGATTGGTTGCCTCAAGTGTAATTGCCTCCTTCTTTTTTTCAGGACAGGTCTCTACTATCGGCACTGCTTTTGGTGCCATTCCCAGCACACTTCCTCATTTTCATGTGCCAGATATGACATGGGAACATAGTAAGAAGTTGCTCGCTCCTGCGTTCGTTATTGCTGTATTAGGATACATTGAATCTCTCTTGTCTGCTGTCGTGGCCGACGGAATGACGAACAGTAAACACAACAGCAATCGAGAACTAATAGGTCAGGGGATTGCTAATATTATTACACCCTTATTCGGAGGAATTCCGGCAACTGGAGCGATTGCCCGGACGGCAACGAACATTAAGAGCGGAGCTATTTCACCGTTGTCTGGGGTTATACATGGTATATTTGTTTTACTAACCCTATTGCTTTTCGCCCCTTATGCTTCTGTTATTCCGCTTGCTAGTATAGCTCCGATTTTAATGATTGTAGCCTGGAATATGAGTGAACGGAAACATTTTATTCATGTACTTAGAATGAAGACAGGAGACTCCCTTGTATTACTTGTAACATTCTTTTTTACTGTTTTCACCAGCTTAACTACAGCTGTAGAAGTAGGACTTATATTAGCTGTTATTTTGTTCGCAAAACGCATGAGTGAAATGCTTGTGATTGCTAAGGTACTTCCTGATCATACTCAAAAACATGAGAAAGTTGTGCCTCATGTAGTGAATAAAACCCATGACTGTCCTCAAATTAGTATTTATACAATAGAAGGTCCACTTTTCTTTGGAGCTGCTCAAACCTTTGAACAAAATATTATGAGAACAATTCATTACAAACCAAAAGTCTTGATTTTACGTATGGGAAAAGTTCCGTTTATGGATACAACAGGGGAATCTTATTTTAAGAATATTGTCCATTATTTTAAAAACTATGGTGGGCTGCTTTTAATTTCCGGGGTTGCTTCTGAATTAGAAGAAACATTTAAAAAAACGGGTCTATATGATGAAATTGAAAAAAAACACTTCTTCAATCATACAGGAGAAGCAATTAATTATGCACTTGCTCAGATTGAAATAAATAAATGTGTAGGCTGCAAACACTATGCTTTTCATGAGTGTGCACATTTTTCTCAATCATCAAAAGAAAAAACGAAATAA
- a CDS encoding ArsR/SmtB family transcription factor — MGNDMKQFKADFFKALSHPLRIRILELLAEGEKSVNEIQSSLNSEGSAVSQQLSVLRAKNIVVGTKDGKRVMYSLRDPLITKLLAVAREIFNNHLIDTISMLEELDEEDINAK; from the coding sequence GTGGGTAACGACATGAAGCAATTTAAAGCAGACTTTTTTAAAGCTTTATCACATCCGTTACGAATACGTATTCTCGAATTATTGGCGGAAGGTGAAAAAAGTGTAAACGAAATACAAAGTAGTCTTAATAGTGAAGGCTCTGCAGTTTCTCAGCAATTAAGTGTTCTGCGTGCTAAAAATATTGTGGTTGGAACCAAAGACGGAAAACGAGTAATGTACTCTCTTCGAGATCCGTTGATTACAAAATTACTCGCTGTTGCACGAGAGATTTTTAATAACCATTTAATTGATACTATTTCCATGTTGGAAGAACTGGATGAAGAAGACATAAACGCAAAATAA
- a CDS encoding class I SAM-dependent methyltransferase translates to MALFDHSAETYDEWCATPLGSFVDAVEKQIMMEALKPKPGEKALDIGCGTGIYSLLLASKGVDVTGIDISRAMLEKAREKAEKASQPITFIDGDIHHLPFADHTFDLAVSTIVLEFVDSPEEALSEAMRVIKPGGRLVIGLIGKQSAWAAMYEKRGKEKEDSVFSNARFFTVQEIKSLYAKEPSSIKFGLYTAPDEFVTKEQAYMLEEDRLRNKKEEGAGFIVATWIKKADIE, encoded by the coding sequence ATGGCTTTATTCGATCATTCTGCCGAAACATACGATGAGTGGTGTGCTACACCGCTCGGTTCTTTTGTTGATGCTGTGGAAAAACAAATCATGATGGAAGCGTTAAAGCCGAAACCTGGTGAAAAGGCTCTAGATATAGGTTGTGGCACCGGGATCTACTCTCTGCTGCTTGCCTCAAAGGGAGTCGATGTGACAGGGATTGACATTTCCAGAGCTATGTTAGAAAAGGCAAGGGAGAAAGCCGAAAAAGCTTCACAACCTATCACTTTCATAGACGGAGATATTCATCATCTTCCGTTCGCTGACCATACATTCGATCTTGCGGTTTCTACGATTGTTCTTGAATTTGTTGATTCCCCAGAAGAGGCGCTATCTGAAGCAATGAGAGTAATAAAGCCTGGCGGGAGGCTTGTGATAGGACTGATTGGCAAGCAAAGCGCATGGGCTGCTATGTATGAAAAGCGAGGGAAAGAGAAAGAGGACAGTGTATTTTCCAATGCGCGTTTTTTTACAGTACAGGAGATAAAATCGCTCTACGCCAAAGAGCCTTCTAGCATTAAATTCGGACTATACACAGCTCCTGATGAATTTGTTACGAAAGAACAAGCTTATATGCTTGAGGAGGATCGCTTACGTAATAAAAAGGAGGAGGGGGCAGGATTCATTGTTGCTACATGGATCAAAAAAGCAGATATAGAATAA
- a CDS encoding MFS transporter, translated as MLHKTNDLQAPTSQPTWLQSYIDSPEKQRQLYRRTLLIVVISQIFGGAGLAAGVTVGALLAQEMLGLDSFAGVPAALLTLGSAGAALLVGRLSQGFGRRFGLATGFLAGGIGAIGVVISAVTANIVLLFASLLIYGAGAATNLQARYAGTDLANSTQRATAISIAMVSTTFGAVAGPNLVDVMGKFAVSLGFPALSGPFILAAAAYILAGLVLLAFLRPDPFIVAKAIADVKKTNNAILSDKIPSTSAINKRGIVIGTTVMVLTQIVMVAIMTMTPIHMGHHGHGLTEIGLVIGFHIGAMYLPSLVTGLLVDKIGRTTMAIASGAILLASSLLAAFAPADSTLLLTIALALLGLGWNFGLISGTALIIDATDPSTRAKTQGSVDVLIALAGAAGGALSGMVVAHFSYATLSLIGGILSLLLIPVVIRRHTK; from the coding sequence ATGTTACATAAAACTAATGATTTACAAGCACCTACATCTCAGCCAACCTGGCTACAAAGCTACATTGATTCCCCAGAAAAGCAAAGACAGTTGTATCGACGAACATTACTCATCGTTGTCATTTCACAAATTTTCGGCGGTGCAGGACTTGCAGCAGGCGTAACCGTCGGAGCACTTCTTGCACAAGAGATGTTAGGTTTAGATAGTTTTGCAGGAGTCCCCGCCGCACTGCTTACGTTAGGGTCTGCCGGGGCAGCGCTACTTGTAGGGCGTCTCTCTCAGGGTTTTGGACGCCGATTCGGACTCGCAACAGGATTTCTGGCTGGCGGTATTGGCGCAATCGGGGTCGTGATCTCCGCAGTAACAGCTAATATTGTTCTTCTTTTCGCTTCCCTGCTAATCTATGGGGCTGGAGCGGCTACCAACTTACAAGCGCGTTATGCAGGCACAGACTTAGCGAATTCTACCCAGCGAGCAACCGCAATCAGTATTGCGATGGTATCAACCACATTCGGCGCTGTGGCAGGTCCAAACTTAGTTGATGTCATGGGAAAATTCGCTGTGTCGCTAGGTTTTCCCGCCTTATCGGGTCCGTTCATTCTGGCCGCCGCAGCCTATATCCTTGCTGGTTTGGTACTGCTCGCTTTCCTTCGTCCTGACCCTTTCATTGTCGCAAAGGCAATCGCAGATGTGAAGAAGACAAACAATGCTATACTTTCAGATAAGATTCCTAGCACATCAGCCATAAACAAACGAGGAATTGTTATCGGAACTACAGTAATGGTCTTAACGCAAATCGTTATGGTTGCCATTATGACCATGACACCTATACATATGGGACATCACGGACACGGCTTAACAGAGATCGGACTGGTAATTGGTTTCCACATAGGAGCCATGTACCTGCCATCTCTTGTGACCGGCCTCCTCGTAGATAAGATTGGACGTACGACAATGGCCATCGCTTCCGGCGCCATACTGCTTGCTTCTAGTCTTCTGGCTGCTTTTGCACCTGCTGATTCCACACTGTTACTCACTATTGCCCTCGCATTGCTTGGGCTTGGTTGGAACTTCGGCTTAATTAGCGGTACAGCGCTCATCATCGATGCGACGGACCCTTCCACTCGCGCAAAAACGCAAGGGTCTGTTGATGTCTTAATTGCTTTGGCAGGGGCAGCGGGCGGAGCGTTATCCGGTATGGTTGTAGCTCATTTTAGCTATGCAACGCTATCGCTTATCGGAGGTATCCTATCATTACTTCTTATACCGGTTGTCATCCGGCGCCATACTAAGTAA